In Flavobacterium sp. N3904, one DNA window encodes the following:
- a CDS encoding nucleoside triphosphate pyrophosphohydrolase family protein — MQKQINAVKEFHTAFRIGHSEMPIASLGEAKNILRYNLMKEENEEYLEAVQNNDLVEIADALGDMMYILCGTIIEHGLQHKIEAVFDEIQRSNMSKLGEDGNPIYREDGKVMKGPNYFKPDFSKLI; from the coding sequence ATGCAAAAACAAATCAACGCTGTTAAGGAATTTCATACGGCATTCAGGATAGGACATAGCGAAATGCCAATAGCAAGTTTGGGCGAAGCCAAAAACATACTTCGTTACAATTTGATGAAAGAAGAAAATGAAGAGTATCTTGAAGCCGTTCAAAATAATGACTTGGTCGAAATTGCCGATGCACTTGGCGATATGATGTATATTCTTTGCGGAACTATTATCGAACATGGATTGCAACACAAAATTGAAGCCGTTTTTGATGAAATCCAACGCTCTAACATGAGTAAATTGGGAGAAGATGGAAATCCTATTTATCGCGAAGACGGAAAAGTAATGAAAGGACCAAATTATTTCAAACCCGATTTCTCTAAATTGATTTAG
- a CDS encoding dipeptidyl peptidase 3 encodes MKLLKIAGVFMTIAVSVVCSAQNDKLATVKTSDKAPFDYFVEQFSDIKVLRYQIPGWDNLTLKEKELVYYLTQAGTSGRDIMWDQHYKYNLQIRSALEHIYQNFKGDKNTADWKNFEIYIKRVWFSNGIHHHYSSEKIKPDFSIAYFNNLLKSTKTTLSPQIIEILFNDVDSKKVNLDSSKGLLEGSAINFYDKGITQKEAEAFYATKTSPDPKKPYSYGLNSKLVRNSKGQLEEKVWKSGGMYGPAIDKIIYWLEKAQKVAENKKQGDAIGLLIQYYKTGSLKTWDDYNIAWLQATDGNIDYINGFIEVYNDPLGYRGSYEGVVQIKDFDMSKKMEVVSKNAQWFEDNSPLAPEHKKKNVVGVSYKTVVVAGESGDSSPSTPIGVNLPNADWIRAEYGSKSVSLGNIIDAYSKSGGKGRLQEFANDEEEIRLAEKYGELGSKLHTSLHEVVGHASGQINPGVGTPKETLKNYASTLEEGRADLVGLYYLYNPKIQELGLTDNWKELGMQSYDSYIRNGLMTQLVRLELGANIEEAHMRNRQWVSAWVYEKGKKDNVIEMITRNGKTYFNITDYDKLHDLFGQLLKEVQRIKSEGDYEAGKALVETYGVKVDQKIHAEVLERNKQFPDAPYSGFVNPVLVPKLNAKGEIIAIEIEQPKSFAEQMLEYSKDFGFLPLKN; translated from the coding sequence ATGAAATTACTTAAAATTGCGGGCGTTTTTATGACTATTGCAGTTTCTGTTGTTTGTTCGGCTCAAAACGACAAATTGGCAACAGTAAAAACTTCTGATAAAGCTCCATTTGATTATTTTGTAGAACAATTTTCTGATATTAAAGTTTTGCGTTATCAGATTCCGGGTTGGGATAATTTAACGTTAAAAGAAAAGGAATTAGTGTATTATCTCACTCAGGCGGGGACCTCAGGGCGTGATATAATGTGGGATCAGCATTATAAATACAATTTACAGATTAGAAGTGCTTTAGAGCATATTTATCAAAATTTTAAAGGTGATAAAAACACTGCCGATTGGAAGAATTTTGAAATCTATATAAAAAGAGTTTGGTTCTCAAATGGAATTCATCACCATTATTCAAGTGAAAAAATTAAACCCGATTTTTCGATAGCCTATTTTAATAATTTGCTAAAATCGACAAAAACCACTTTATCTCCGCAAATTATCGAAATACTTTTTAACGATGTTGATTCCAAAAAAGTGAATCTTGATTCTTCAAAAGGACTATTGGAAGGCTCTGCTATTAATTTTTATGATAAAGGAATCACTCAAAAAGAAGCTGAGGCTTTTTATGCTACAAAAACAAGTCCGGACCCAAAGAAACCTTATTCTTATGGTTTGAATTCAAAATTAGTTCGCAATTCAAAAGGACAATTGGAAGAAAAAGTTTGGAAAAGTGGTGGCATGTATGGACCTGCAATTGACAAAATTATTTATTGGTTGGAAAAAGCACAAAAAGTCGCAGAAAATAAAAAGCAAGGTGATGCTATTGGTCTTTTAATTCAATATTACAAAACAGGAAGCCTTAAAACATGGGATGATTACAATATTGCATGGCTACAGGCTACCGATGGAAACATCGATTATATCAATGGTTTTATTGAGGTATACAATGATCCATTGGGATATAGAGGGTCTTATGAAGGAGTTGTTCAAATAAAAGATTTTGATATGTCTAAAAAAATGGAGGTAGTTTCCAAAAACGCACAATGGTTTGAAGACAATTCTCCTTTGGCTCCAGAACACAAAAAGAAAAATGTAGTTGGTGTCTCGTATAAAACGGTTGTGGTTGCTGGAGAATCTGGAGATTCATCTCCTAGTACTCCTATTGGGGTTAACCTTCCCAATGCAGATTGGATTCGTGCCGAATATGGTTCTAAGTCTGTTTCTCTAGGTAATATTATTGACGCATATTCAAAATCTGGCGGAAAAGGAAGATTGCAAGAATTTGCCAATGATGAAGAAGAAATTCGATTGGCCGAAAAATATGGTGAATTGGGAAGTAAATTGCATACATCTTTACATGAAGTGGTTGGTCATGCATCAGGACAAATTAATCCGGGTGTTGGAACTCCAAAAGAAACGTTGAAAAATTATGCATCGACTCTTGAGGAAGGAAGAGCAGATTTAGTAGGTTTGTATTATTTGTACAATCCAAAAATTCAAGAATTGGGTCTTACAGATAATTGGAAAGAATTAGGAATGCAAAGTTACGATAGCTATATCAGAAATGGTTTGATGACACAGCTCGTTCGATTGGAATTGGGTGCCAATATTGAAGAGGCGCACATGAGAAACCGCCAATGGGTGAGTGCCTGGGTGTATGAAAAAGGTAAAAAAGACAATGTAATTGAGATGATTACCCGCAACGGAAAAACGTATTTCAATATTACTGATTATGATAAACTTCATGATTTATTTGGTCAATTATTGAAAGAAGTACAACGTATAAAATCGGAAGGGGATTATGAAGCTGGAAAAGCTTTGGTAGAAACTTATGGTGTAAAAGTAGATCAAAAAATACACGCTGAGGTTTTAGAACGTAATAAGCAATTTCCCGATGCACCTTACAGCGGATTTGTAAACCCTGTTTTAGTTCCTAAATTAAATGCCAAAGGTGAAATTATAGCAATAGAAATTGAACAACCAAAATCATTTGCAGAACAAATGTTGGAATATTCAAAAGACTTTGGTTTTCTGCCTTTGAAAAACTAA
- a CDS encoding SRPBCC family protein, with protein sequence MRIIKYLFLLFLLSLVALTIFIATQKGNFTVESSKIINSPKATVFNYVNDYKNWPKFSAWIKSDANSKLSYSPISIGAESSFSWDGNNDTGTITTLYTKGNDSIVQKMDFNDRSSDVFWSFKDTVGGTKVTWKSKGKMDFMMKVNSFLTGGIQNSQSKIYDKSLANLDKSLNLETNTYSTKVNGIVKKLETFYLRQSFTSKLADITRNANAVFPKIITFCNQNNIIMNGKPFVIYHTYDTIQNIAKVSFCVPIKEQIFTSQGSDILSGKLNAFNAVKTTLNGNYTYTKEALDKSHAFFKNNNLIADPKFSHLAIYTVGKRESKTPSKWVTEIYFPIKPKDIPVTYKRVVKDSLATPPPTTPIKKEDQSEF encoded by the coding sequence ATGAGAATTATTAAATATCTTTTTCTTCTATTTTTATTAAGCCTTGTAGCACTTACAATATTTATAGCCACACAAAAAGGAAATTTCACTGTTGAAAGTAGTAAAATAATCAATTCTCCGAAAGCCACCGTTTTCAACTACGTAAATGATTACAAAAACTGGCCTAAATTCAGTGCTTGGATAAAATCAGACGCGAACAGCAAACTGTCCTATTCTCCCATTTCAATAGGAGCAGAAAGTTCATTCAGTTGGGATGGAAACAATGATACAGGAACTATTACAACTTTATACACGAAAGGAAATGACAGTATTGTACAAAAAATGGACTTTAACGATCGCAGTTCAGACGTTTTTTGGAGTTTTAAAGATACTGTAGGAGGGACAAAAGTAACTTGGAAATCTAAAGGAAAAATGGATTTTATGATGAAGGTAAATTCCTTTTTGACAGGAGGAATTCAAAATTCGCAATCAAAAATATATGATAAATCCCTAGCAAATTTAGATAAATCGCTCAATTTAGAAACCAATACTTACAGTACCAAAGTAAATGGAATTGTAAAAAAACTGGAAACTTTCTATTTGAGACAGTCATTTACCAGTAAATTAGCTGATATCACCAGAAATGCAAATGCAGTTTTCCCAAAGATTATTACTTTTTGCAATCAAAATAATATCATTATGAATGGAAAACCATTTGTGATTTACCATACTTATGACACCATTCAAAATATAGCGAAAGTCTCTTTTTGTGTTCCTATAAAAGAGCAAATCTTTACCAGCCAGGGAAGTGATATTTTGTCCGGTAAATTAAATGCCTTTAATGCTGTAAAAACAACCTTAAATGGAAATTATACCTACACCAAAGAAGCTTTGGATAAATCACACGCTTTTTTTAAGAATAACAATCTTATTGCCGACCCTAAATTTTCACATTTAGCCATTTATACTGTTGGAAAAAGAGAATCAAAAACCCCTTCAAAATGGGTTACCGAAATTTATTTTCCTATAAAACCCAAAGACATTCCCGTTACCTATAAGCGGGTTGTAAAAGACAGTTTGGCGACTCCTCCTCCTACTACTCCAATTAAAAAAGAAGATCAATCTGAATTTTAA
- a CDS encoding RNA polymerase sigma factor yields the protein MQEEKEFIGSLLNPKTQNEAFQKLLREFQKPLYNHIRNIVLNHDDANDVLQNTFVKVFQNLKNFKGESKLFSWMYRIATNEALTFLKQKARKSGISSVELQNKTIDNLKADVYFDGNEIQIKLQKAITLLPEKQQLVFKMKYFEELKYEEISEILGTSVGALKASYHHAVKKIEAFVTTN from the coding sequence TTGCAGGAAGAAAAGGAATTCATTGGTAGTTTATTGAACCCAAAAACGCAAAATGAAGCGTTTCAAAAACTCCTACGCGAATTTCAAAAACCGTTGTACAATCATATTCGAAATATTGTTTTAAATCATGATGATGCTAATGACGTTTTGCAGAATACATTTGTAAAAGTCTTTCAAAATTTAAAAAATTTCAAAGGTGAAAGCAAACTTTTTTCATGGATGTATCGCATTGCTACTAATGAAGCTCTAACATTTTTGAAACAAAAAGCTAGAAAAAGTGGCATCTCTTCTGTAGAATTACAGAACAAAACAATAGACAATTTGAAAGCAGATGTCTATTTTGATGGAAATGAAATTCAAATTAAACTCCAAAAAGCAATAACATTATTGCCGGAAAAACAACAATTAGTCTTTAAAATGAAATATTTTGAAGAGTTAAAATACGAAGAAATCTCAGAAATATTAGGCACATCGGTTGGAGCTTTAAAAGCCTCTTATCATCATGCAGTAAAAAAAATAGAAGCATTTGTCACCACCAATTAA
- a CDS encoding sensor of ECF-type sigma factor → MDFKKLYPILFLFISFSFYAQGERFKEKKEQIKAMKVAFLTTELNLTASEAEKFWPIYNTYDDKQFELRHQKMKSYFKRMEDDELDKLSEKEANTLLTQIETNDEELFNLRKKCTSDLKGILPSVKIIKLRKAEEDFNRKLLQQYRDKGLRK, encoded by the coding sequence ATGGACTTTAAAAAATTATATCCCATACTATTTTTATTTATATCCTTTAGTTTTTATGCCCAAGGCGAAAGATTTAAAGAAAAAAAAGAACAAATTAAAGCAATGAAAGTGGCTTTTTTGACTACCGAATTAAATCTTACTGCAAGTGAAGCCGAGAAATTCTGGCCCATTTATAATACTTATGATGACAAGCAATTTGAATTGAGACATCAGAAAATGAAAAGTTATTTTAAAAGAATGGAGGATGACGAACTCGATAAATTATCTGAAAAAGAGGCAAACACCCTTTTGACACAAATTGAAACCAATGACGAAGAACTATTTAATTTAAGAAAAAAATGTACAAGTGATTTAAAAGGAATTCTACCTTCAGTAAAGATCATAAAACTAAGAAAAGCCGAAGAAGATTTCAACAGAAAATTACTTCAACAGTATAGAGATAAAGGTTTGAGGAAATAA
- a CDS encoding WD40/YVTN/BNR-like repeat-containing protein — protein MMRNFLVSVLFFNGLYCAVAQNSEKNKIAATGFTTIQIDTLFQDKINIRALLIDNDKVWYAGDKGRFGFYDFKSKKKTENVISKDTLKIEFRSIAKTSKFIYVLNVANPALLYQINKNGTQNKLVYQENDKKVFYDSMQFWNDKEGIAIGDPTADCLSIITTKDGGNTWSKIPNTKLPKIFEGEAHFAASNTNIVVKENDTWIVSGGIKSRVFYSPDKGNSWQVFETPIVQGKQMTGIFTADFYDKKTGFIAGGNYEVLTQNFENKAITADGGKTWKLIGDNQGFGYASCVQYVPDSNGKGLVVFGASGLYYSSDGGFSWVLFDPNPNLFTIRFIDKNTAIAAGHNTVIRIRFK, from the coding sequence ATGATGAGAAATTTTCTTGTAAGTGTGCTGTTTTTTAATGGGTTGTATTGTGCTGTTGCTCAAAATTCAGAAAAGAATAAAATTGCAGCAACTGGTTTTACGACGATTCAAATTGATACGTTATTTCAAGATAAAATAAATATCAGGGCTCTTTTGATTGATAACGATAAAGTATGGTATGCAGGAGACAAAGGAAGATTTGGTTTTTATGATTTTAAATCCAAAAAAAAGACAGAAAATGTTATTTCAAAAGATACCTTGAAAATTGAATTTAGAAGTATAGCAAAAACGTCTAAATTTATTTATGTTTTGAATGTGGCAAATCCGGCATTGTTGTATCAAATAAATAAAAATGGAACCCAAAACAAATTAGTGTATCAGGAAAATGATAAAAAAGTGTTCTATGATAGCATGCAGTTTTGGAATGACAAAGAAGGAATAGCAATTGGCGATCCAACTGCAGATTGTCTTTCGATAATTACAACCAAAGATGGCGGTAACACCTGGAGCAAGATTCCTAATACTAAATTACCTAAAATTTTTGAAGGTGAAGCTCATTTTGCCGCCAGCAATACTAATATTGTTGTAAAAGAAAATGACACATGGATTGTCTCGGGAGGAATCAAATCCAGGGTTTTTTATTCTCCGGATAAAGGAAATTCGTGGCAAGTTTTTGAAACGCCAATTGTGCAAGGAAAACAAATGACGGGAATTTTTACTGCCGATTTCTATGATAAAAAAACCGGTTTTATTGCAGGAGGTAATTATGAAGTTCTAACTCAAAATTTTGAAAACAAAGCAATCACAGCTGATGGAGGTAAAACTTGGAAACTCATCGGCGATAATCAGGGATTTGGATATGCTTCCTGTGTTCAGTACGTTCCGGATTCTAATGGTAAAGGACTTGTAGTTTTTGGAGCTTCGGGGCTTTATTATTCTTCGGATGGCGGTTTTTCCTGGGTATTGTTTGATCCAAATCCCAATTTGTTTACCATTCGGTTTATTGATAAAAATACCGCAATTGCTGCAGGACATAATACAGTGATTCGAATTCGTTTTAAATAA